One segment of Phycisphaerales bacterium DNA contains the following:
- a CDS encoding LptF/LptG family permease, translated as MSRMWLRWYEWWEVAIMCPMLGILNRYLVFDLARLTILTTAILVTVIAFGAAIKPLSLEELLTPMQTLKYIAVATVPMMQFALPFAAGFAATVTFHRMASENEILAMSAAGLSYIRLFTPVFSMGIVLAIIMVILTQWVIPRFYGYMGKLLATDVALLLEHSIRQGVPFTINDLQIYADDMEVIEDPADTEADTRLILNRVAAARTGSDKRPETDVTAAQAVIDIYYRNGRTYMKMLMTDAVSYSDVSGELRGAREIEPTRAIILPSFLDDNPRTMTRGQLLVLRENPDDFDHVAVARLRLMDSIEEAMAWKEINQHLSIDHSQRLIGRGQNRYSYEVEADSLVNGVLKAKGQTVKVTQYDQGEPVRRFESSNARLNRDPGSPVDSLSFNLIMRDATVHQIPSGGVINERREQIFGPLEVAGIQEQRMIDFSSAELEEIVQKIDAPSEKLTLAAKRLRYRIAELQNEIESRLQTRYAISVTALLLVMLGMVLAIYLRNSLPLFIYLWAFLPALVDLLVISSGAQLMRDGQVIFGSFLMWIGNVVLFVAICIITWIINRH; from the coding sequence ATGAGCCGGATGTGGCTTCGCTGGTACGAATGGTGGGAAGTGGCCATAATGTGCCCAATGCTTGGCATTTTGAATCGCTACCTGGTCTTTGATCTGGCCAGGCTCACCATCCTTACCACAGCTATCCTTGTGACCGTCATCGCGTTCGGCGCGGCTATTAAGCCACTCTCGCTAGAAGAACTTTTGACGCCCATGCAGACGCTGAAATATATCGCCGTCGCAACGGTGCCGATGATGCAGTTTGCGCTGCCATTTGCTGCAGGGTTTGCGGCAACCGTCACATTTCATCGAATGGCATCCGAAAATGAAATTTTAGCGATGAGCGCTGCTGGCCTGAGTTATATCCGATTGTTCACGCCAGTGTTCAGTATGGGAATTGTACTTGCCATCATCATGGTGATTTTAACGCAGTGGGTTATTCCTCGCTTCTATGGCTACATGGGTAAATTACTTGCAACAGATGTGGCACTCTTGTTGGAGCACTCCATTCGGCAGGGCGTTCCCTTCACAATCAATGATCTCCAAATCTATGCGGATGATATGGAGGTCATTGAAGATCCAGCTGATACTGAAGCAGATACAAGGCTCATACTGAATCGGGTTGCTGCTGCTCGAACAGGTTCTGATAAGCGACCTGAGACAGATGTTACTGCAGCGCAGGCTGTTATTGACATCTACTATCGAAATGGCCGAACCTACATGAAGATGTTGATGACTGATGCCGTTTCTTATTCTGATGTATCTGGCGAACTAAGAGGTGCTCGTGAGATTGAACCAACGCGAGCGATTATTTTGCCGTCATTTCTCGATGATAATCCTCGCACAATGACGCGTGGACAGCTTCTGGTTCTCCGTGAAAACCCCGATGACTTTGATCATGTTGCCGTTGCACGACTCCGTCTTATGGACTCGATCGAGGAAGCGATGGCCTGGAAAGAAATCAACCAGCATCTGTCTATAGATCATTCGCAGCGGCTCATTGGACGAGGCCAAAATCGATATTCCTATGAGGTGGAGGCAGACTCTCTGGTCAATGGTGTTTTGAAAGCGAAAGGTCAGACTGTCAAGGTGACTCAATACGACCAAGGTGAGCCTGTCCGGCGATTTGAGTCTTCAAATGCAAGGCTCAACCGAGATCCAGGAAGCCCGGTAGATTCACTTAGTTTCAACTTGATCATGCGTGACGCGACCGTACACCAGATTCCTAGCGGTGGGGTCATCAATGAGCGCCGTGAGCAAATATTTGGCCCACTTGAGGTGGCAGGTATACAAGAACAAAGAATGATAGATTTTAGTTCTGCAGAGCTTGAAGAGATTGTTCAGAAGATCGATGCTCCATCAGAAAAATTAACCCTGGCTGCAAAGCGCCTGCGATACCGAATTGCCGAACTACAAAATGAGATTGAGAGTCGCTTGCAGACGCGATATGCAATTTCTGTGACGGCACTGTTACTGGTGATGCTGGGTATGGTTCTAGCGATTTATCTAAGAAACAGTTTGCCGCTATTTATTTACTTGTGGGCGTTCCTTCCAGCATTAGTGGATTTGCTAGTCATCTCTAGTGGAGCCCAGTTGATGCGAGATGGGCAGGTCATTTTTGGTAGTTTCCTAATGTGGATAGGAAATGTAGTGTTGTTTGTCGCTATATGTATTATCACATGGATCATAAATAGGCACTAG